The Syntrophorhabdaceae bacterium DNA segment ATCGACAAAGCAATTCGGAGATAATATAGATGCCCTTCTGAAAGCCCCTGTCAGCCTCGCTCATCCGGAACAGGAAACGGAAAATACGAACTTCTACCTTGCTTATAACGGTCTTAACGTCAAAGACCTCCAGATCAAGCTTGCGTCCTTCTATGAGCGGGCATGCCCGTCTCTTTTCTACACGGCGCCGCACTGTTCTGCCCGCATGAGGCCACATCATGGCAGGATCAAAATCGGGTTGATCTCACGGTTCTTCAAGAACCACACGGTAGGTCAATACATGATGGGCATTATAGCGGAACTCTCCAGGAAGGATTTTGAGGTCGTGCTCTTTACATTTGCGCACAAACCCGACAGGATCTCTCAATATATGGAGGAAAAAGCAGACAAAGTCATTAAGCTCACCACGAACCTTAACACAGCCCGCGGCCAGATCGCTGACGAGACCCTCGATCTGCTCCTGTATGCCGATATCGGCATGGAACCCTTCACGTATTTTCTCGCTTTTTCCCGGCTTGCCACCGTACAATATGCCTTCTACGGCCATCCGGTCACAACCGGCATCAGAAATGTCGATTACTTTATCTCGCATGAAGACTGCGAGACAGAAGAAAGCGAGAGATACTACAGCGAGAAGCTTCTCCGGCTCACGAGTTCGGTAACATACACGTGCTATCACAGAGCGGAGTTTTCCCTTCCGCTTAAATCCCGCGCTGCTTTTGGTCTTGATGAAACTCACCATATCTATATCTGCCCGCAATCGCTTTTTAAGTTCCATCCCGACTTCGACCTCACTCTCGGTAATATCCTCCGCAATGACCCTGAAGGTATTCTCCTCATCTTTCAGGGGAAAAGTCCTCATTGGACTGAGCTTCTCATTGAGCGTATGCAAAGGACCGCACCTGATGCGGCCGATCGTATCCTTGTCTCTCAACGCAGGCCTTACGACGAGTTCTTGAGCCTTATCGCCCTGGCCGATGTCATGCTCGATACGTTTCACTTTAGCGGCGGCAGCACCACCTTTGACGGCCTCGCCGTGGGCACACCGATCGTGACCCTGCCCGGACAATTCATGAGGGGACGCCAGACGTATAGCCTCTACAAACGAATGGGTGTGATGGACTGCGTTGCGGTCGACCCGGATGACTATACGCGCATCGCCGTGAAACTCGCCACGAACCCAGACTTTCGTGGAGCAATCAAGGAAAAGATTCTCGCACAGAGCCCACTCGTCTTTGATGATGTGACCATGGTCAGGGAGTTAGAGCGGCTGCTCCACACTACCGCTACTTAAGATAGTTGAGGATGTTGACGGAAAGGACCTTGGACATAGTGGCAAGCAGGGCCTGATAGGTATTCATCAGCACGTTGAGTTGCACGGCGAGCTCGTTTTCGTCGGCGCCCGTCAGACTGGTCTGCATGGTTTCAATATTGGCGTCCTTGGTTTTATTGTTGGTGGTCATGGTGGTTGCCTGGGTACCCTGAAACGCTATGACGGCCGCATTCTTGGTGGTCAATGCCCGCGCGCTCTCCACGTTTTGAATGTTTTTTGAAATCCAGGTGGTATCTCCCGCGCTAAAGGCGTCTTTGAAGTTCTTAAGCAGCTCGAAAATATTCAGGTCCTTCACCTGGAACGTATCAGCGGTTGTCAGTGTGTCTGTGCTCGCCGTGGAGAAGGCAAACTTTATACGGTTGTTCGTGGCATTTGCCACCCCCGAACCGTCTACGAACATACCCGCGTCGTAATCGCTCGTATCCGACGACCCGTTGCCCACAACAGAATCTGCCGTGTCAAAGCCAAGAACACCTGCCGCCGTGGAAAGCGGATTGGACCAGTTGAGGGTGACCACGCTGCCGGTGTTGTTTGTAATGGAGAACTTCCGTGTGGTGCTATCGTAATTTACCGAGTAACCCGCGCCGAGCTGACTCGCGATCTGGGTGGCAAGACCCGCTCCGGTGTAAGTGCCATTGGCGAGTGTGACGGCCACTCCGTTACGGTAGAAGGTGTGATTCGTATTATCGATGGTAATATCACCCGCCGTGGTGTCCGCACCCCCGGTGCTCACGGCAATGTCGGCCGACCATGTGGATCCTCCGTCTATGGAATACTCGTATGTGGCTCTCGCGGCCACGGAGCCCGTGGTCGGACCGTCATTTGTGATTTTGATGAGAAAGGACTTTCTCCCTGTATCGAGGTCGCTCACTGCGGTTTGGCTAGATGCGACAACTGCGTTTACGTTATTAAAACCGAGCGTGCTCGCCGAGTTAGCGGTAGACCAGTTGAAGGTAGCATCACTCCCTGTATTGTTGGTTATGGCAAACTTCCTCGTCGTAGTATCAAAACCCACAGAATAATTCGCCCCGAGCTGCGTCTGAATTTGCTGAGCGAGACCACTTCCCGTATATACCCCGGATGCGAGCGTAAGGGTCACGCCGTTTACAACCAGGGCATTGTTCGTACCGTCGATAACGTAGGCGAACTTGTCCGTATCCGAATAGACGTCTCCTGTATAAGCATTTCCAACGCTGCCATAGGCAATCTTCGAGCTGCCATAGAATGCAGATCTTCCCGAAATCCCATACTGCGTTTTCTCTGACTTGTCTACGTAAATCTGCGTCACGTCTTCCGCGCTCTCAGGCGTATTGAAGCTCACAGAGTAGTCGTTATTCAATTGAAACGGCGCCACGTCGGACTGTTTTCCGCCGAAAATGTAGGCCCCGCCGAGTTTAGTATTGCCCACGGTGACGAGCTGTTCGATGATGCCCTTGACCTCTTCGCTCGCGGACTGTCGGACGCTCGCATCGGAAGACTCATAATTGTTTGCAAGCTGTTCCAGGTTGGACAACTGATCGCCGATACTCGAAAAGCATGTGCCGTACATGTTAACCACGAGCGTCTGGCTCTGCAGGTTGGTGGTGAACTGGCCTACGAGACTCCTCTCGGCATCGAGTTGCACATTGGTCGCAAATTTCGTGGGGTCGTCCGACGGTGTGTTCACATTCTTCTGTGAGGAGACCTTTATCTCAAGATCGTTAAGTTGTTTACTGATCCTGGCTATACTTTGTTCGAGCCCCGCATACCTCATGCTGTCAGATATCCTGATCATGCCGCTGTGTTACCTCCGATAGCCAACAGAGTTGAAAACAGTGAGTCTGCGGTGTTCAAGAGCCGGGCCGCGGCCTGGTATGCATACTGGAATTTTATGAGGTTCGTCATCTCTTCATTGATGGAAACCCCTGACAGGCTGTCTCGCTGCGATTGTACGGCACTCAGAATGTTTTGATGGTACTGGTAAAGGTCCTGGGCGTTCTTGGAGAGGTTACCGACGGTGCTCCCGATCGACGCAGCGTAATCCGTGTAGGTCGTATTCTGTCCGCTGATCGTCACTGAAGCGCTCCCCAGGTTGGCAAGCGCCAGCGCAATATCGTTACCTGATGTATTCGACGTCGACGAGGTGGCCGCTATATTTCCCACGTCTGTCTTCACCTCATCGCTGATATCGATGTTACATGCATAATCCGATGTGAGATTCTTGAAGAAATTGATGCCGGTGGTGCCGTTCGCCGTATAGCCCGTGCTGTGGATATTGTTCACCTCGGTCATAAGCGATTGGGCAAGGTCGTTGATTGTGCCGATAAATCCTGCGATCTGGTTGTCTCTCAAGTCGATGTAACTCTTTAGCGAGCCGCCCTGGATATTATTGGTGATGTCAATACTCACCCCGCTCCCACTGTTCCAGACCACGCTGTAGAAGCCGCTCGCACCGGATGCCTGCGCCGAGAGCTCATTAACGTTTCCTCTGTCCACAAGAATCTTGCCGTTCGACGTCATAACGCTCATTCCGCCGTCCTTATCCTCGAAGGACTGGATATTCATTATTCCGGAAAGGTCCTTGATCAACTTGGTTCTCTGGCTTATGAGCGACGCATCATCCTTACCGCCGGCGCCTTCCTCATACATCTTGGTGTTAACCTCGGCCAGGGAATGCAGAATCCCGTTTATGCTCGTGACCTGCTGCGCCACGTTGCTGTTTGCCTCTGCCTGAATGCTTTTCAGCTCACTATACACATTACGAATGCTGCTGCACATATTCGTGCCTTGCATTGCCACATTCGTCCGCGAAGTGGTGTTCAATGGGTCGGTAGACAGCGATTGCCACGAATTAAAGAAACTGGTAATGTTCGAAGTGAGGTTCGTATTGCTGTCGCTCAAGATGCTTTCCAGGCGACTGAAATACTGCTCATAGGTCTTCTGTTCTTCCGTAGCGGCATTTTCCTTCGACAGCGACGACTCAAGGTATTTATCATACTGGGCCATTACTTTCTCTATACTCACACCGTTTCCCATCATGCCAAAATCGGTTTGCACCGAGGGCGCCTCATTGAATACGGCCTCCTCTCGCATGTAGCCGTCCGTGCTGGCGTTGGCTACGTTATTGGAGACCACCTGCATTGCAGTCTGTTGCGCAAAAAGGGCGTTTTGTGCGACGTTTAAGATCGAGGTTATACCCATTTAGATAACCTTTGAGAAAAGTACGGGTCTTTGTTCCGGTTTTTTGCCATACGCAGGAGCAGTATTCAAAAAACCGATAATATGTTCTATGGATGACCGAACATGATCGATTGAAAAGGAAAGCAGTTTCATGTTCTTCTGAAGGGCAATCTTTATTTCCTTCATGGTGTGATGCATTTCTTTTGTCAATGCTTGCCAGGTCTGGCTATCCAATATTTCTTCTTTATCACTCAAGGATTCGAAGAGTTTTTCCTTTTCCATCTTCAGGTATTCGAGTTTTCTTAATATCTCTTCTTTCCTGTTGTTTTCCTGGATGATGCCTTCAAGGGAGAAGGAAATGATCGCATCCCTCTCTCCCTGAAGAACTTTCAAGAACTCTTTCAGGGCTTTCTGCTCTTTCCGTGCAAGTTCTATGACGGGTTTGTCATTCATTACAGCAACTCATCCAAAAGCTGACTTTTCAGCATGCTCTTTGCAACCAGTTCGCCTTTCACATTGTACGTCTGGTTCTGGATCGCCTCTTTCATAGCGTCCACTTTGTCCTGCCTCGCTGCGGGCTCAGCCTTTACCCGTTCTTTCAACTCACTGATTTCCTGTTTCCCGGAGGACAGCTCAACTTTGTCGAAAGCGCCTTGGTTGCCCTTCTTTTCCGTTGCCGGTTCCTTTTGCAGCTTACTCTGTGTAGACTTTACGAGACTATCCAGAAGACCGGTTTGCTTATCATTCTCTATCTTCATAACAGTCCACCTCCTTTTTTACTTACCTGTATTATCGCCGCTTTGTTTTGAAACTTTAGTGTTTTCCTGAGAATTTTCCCTACTATTTCCCCGGTCCGCATAGCGCATAAGCATATCTTTGATGCCGATCCCTTTATCGGCGAGAAAATCAGCCACTTTTTGGTACACGATGGACATATACGTCTCTTCCATGTACCCCTTCTTCTTTGAAAGCTCCGTGGTCTTTTGCAACTCCTTTAGCATAGTAAGCATAAAATACGACTCGAAGCCTTTGCAGACCTTTTCTTTATCCCCCCCGTTTGCGCCGTTACGGGTCACGCCCGATTCACTGAGAACGGAGGCCATCGTAGCATTAATAGTTCGCTTTATTGAGATTTCGCTCATGCCGGCCCCTTCATCATATCACTTCCAGCTCAGCCTGCAAAGCCCCGGAGGCTTTGATCGTTTGCAAAATCGTGATCACATCCCGGGAAGATACCCCGGTGGCATTGAGCGCATTGACCAGCTCCCTGATCGTCACACCGCTCTCCATGAGATAGAATTTCCCTTTCTCTTCTTCGACCTTCATTGTCGTATCCGGAGTGACAACCGTCTGACCTTGCGTGAATGGCAAGGGCTGACTCACCTTCTCGCTCTCCTTAATTTGAACGCTAAGATTACCATGTGCGATAGCCACCGTCGATATCTTCACGTTTTCACCGATAACAACCGTGCCCGTCTTCTCGTCAACGATGATTTTTGCCGCGACATCAGGCGCCACTTCGAGATTTTCAACCGCCGAAAGAAATTTAACCGGATTCGCCTTAAGACTCTGTGGCGTTTCGACAGTCACCGTACCGCCATCCTTAGCAAAAGCCGCTTCTGCAAACACCTCATTGATACGGTCAGCAACCCTCTTTGCGGTGGTAAAGTCGGGCATTTTCAGGGAAAGTGTGGTTGAATCCATTTTGAAATTGCCGTATTCGACCTCCCGTTCTATGGTTGCCCCATTGGCTATTCGTCCTACGGTGGGGTGATTCTTTTGTACTGTCGCCCCCTGACCGCTCGCCAGAAAACCGCCGACAACTACTGGTCCCTGGGCCACTCCATATACCTCTCCGTCAGCCCCTTTGAGCTGGGTGATCAAAAGGACTCCGCCTTCAATGCTCCGCGCGTCGCCGATAGAAGAGACCGTAACGTCTATCCTGTTTCCGATCTTCGCGAAGGGCGGCAGGTTGGCCGTCACGACCACGGCGGCGATATTGTTGACCTTTATTGCCGTGGGGTCAACTCTTACCCCCATATTCTCCAGCATGTTGGCAAGAGATTGGGTCGTAAATATCGTGTTCGCTTTGTCCCCTGTGCCGCGAAGGCCCGTGACCAGACCGTAACCCACAAGCTGATTGGTCCTGACCCCATTTACATATGCAAGGTCCTTTATCCGTGCAGCATATGGGGTGGCCGCCAGGCACACGAGGTAAATACATACAAGAGCGAAAACATGGAATACACGCGCAATAATCCTCGATTTTGTCGCTGCATCGAGGACCAACGTACCGGTCGCACGCTGTGGCTTCCGTTCTTCTGTTCCCCTGGTCTTGAGCCCTGCCTTGGTTTCACAATCGTGAGACACAACCGGGCAAAGCGATCCATCGCCCTCGACAATTATATCTTTGTCCTCTTCGCATTTCCATTCTTCGCTTCCATTCTCACCGGCAGATGTTTCTTTCCCGCTTCGCGCTCCGTAAACGGTGTCGGCTATCGGTCTTCTCTCTTCGCTGTTCCATTCGTTATGTTTCATAGCTCACCTCACCATCAGAACGGCCAGAACATATCAAAAATCCTTGCAAGGAATCCGGGCCTCTGCTTTTCTCCGACAATCCCGATACCCGTATAGATCACTTTCGCATCTGCGATCTGAGTGGAAAGCACAGAATTGTCGTAGGCAATATCTTTCTGTCTCACGATACCCTGCAGCAGGATCTCTTTTTTCTCATTGTTGACGACGATTTCCCTCTTGCCTTCAATCGCCAGGTTTCCACTGGGTAGTACATCGACAACCCTCGCTGTGATCGTCGCGCTCAGCGATCCGGTCCTTGTGGTGGCGCCCGAGCCGGAAAAATCGTTCTGTGTGTTGGCATCGATGAATTTTGAGGGGTTGATGCTCGAGGGAAAGTTATTTGATTCCAATCCCAGGAAATTGTTGATTCCGGCGGTTGTCTGGGAGGTTCTTTTGGTATCAGTGGTCGCCGATTCCGAAGCCTGGGAGACCTCGACAATCTTTACGGTGATGATATCTCCCACGGCCCTTGCCCTGAGATCTCCAAAAATAGTGTTCGTGGTGCTCGCACCTCTCCAGATAGTCCCAGGGGCCTGAGCAGCCGCGGGCTTGGTCTGTTTATAGGTGTTGTCGATCACGAAAGGTTCATCTTTGATCCGTGACTCATGCGGGATATCGCATGCGATCAGTCCGTGGCAAGTCGCAGTCAAGATAAGTATCATTGCGGTTGTCTTCATCATAGTGATCCTCTAAAATTCCACCGTAACGGTGTTGTTTGCCGTCACTCTGCCCTGGACTTCTTTGCCGGATGTTACGTTCTGCACGCGGATGAGATCACCCATCTTGCCTTTGGCCATGGTCTTGCCTTTGGTCTGAACGAGGATGTCTCTGTTCTCAGCAATAAGGTTCACGATCTCGCCCCGCTGGATTATTACAGGATCTTCGAGGAGCTGCGAGGTGATGACCGTATTCATGGATGCATCCTTCTTCAAAGCTCTCCCTATCACATCATCGATTAAAGAGGGATACTCCGTGCCTTTTCCGCTTAAGTATGTTTCCTTCACGGTAATATCGTTCTTCCCGATGATTTCGCCCATCTTTCCATCCTGCTTCAATACGAAAAGTTTTCTTTTGATAAGTACTCTAAAGGGGACATGGAGGCTTCTCAACTTTCCACCCGCGCCTTCGATCTCAACGGCGCAAATACCCTGGCCCTCTGCATCGGGCACTTTGAGAAAACTCATGTTTCCGACTTTCTCTCGGTCTTTCAATTGATTGGCGATACTGACGTTATTGAGTCTTATCTCCACATCCG contains these protein-coding regions:
- the flgA gene encoding flagellar basal body P-ring formation chaperone FlgA is translated as METEDRNSKIANRVPAVLEDGFGRTDGLTWIYVMGLLFIASLLFFAIAHAREYSLLETKIVQFVAQLYGEDADVEIRLNNVSIANQLKDREKVGNMSFLKVPDAEGQGICAVEIEGAGGKLRSLHVPFRVLIKRKLFVLKQDGKMGEIIGKNDITVKETYLSGKGTEYPSLIDDVIGRALKKDASMNTVITSQLLEDPVIIQRGEIVNLIAENRDILVQTKGKTMAKGKMGDLIRVQNVTSGKEVQGRVTANNTVTVEF
- the flgK gene encoding flagellar hook-associated protein FlgK; this encodes MGITSILNVAQNALFAQQTAMQVVSNNVANASTDGYMREEAVFNEAPSVQTDFGMMGNGVSIEKVMAQYDKYLESSLSKENAATEEQKTYEQYFSRLESILSDSNTNLTSNITSFFNSWQSLSTDPLNTTSRTNVAMQGTNMCSSIRNVYSELKSIQAEANSNVAQQVTSINGILHSLAEVNTKMYEEGAGGKDDASLISQRTKLIKDLSGIMNIQSFEDKDGGMSVMTSNGKILVDRGNVNELSAQASGASGFYSVVWNSGSGVSIDITNNIQGGSLKSYIDLRDNQIAGFIGTINDLAQSLMTEVNNIHSTGYTANGTTGINFFKNLTSDYACNIDISDEVKTDVGNIAATSSTSNTSGNDIALALANLGSASVTISGQNTTYTDYAASIGSTVGNLSKNAQDLYQYHQNILSAVQSQRDSLSGVSINEEMTNLIKFQYAYQAAARLLNTADSLFSTLLAIGGNTAA
- a CDS encoding tetratricopeptide repeat protein → MGKLKSTPSLQRMLDEGIKRHQAGRLQDAQEIYRSILNKQPGQPDALHLMGVIAHQIGRHRVAVNLIGEAIKSNPQAAPFHNNIAEAFKALGSLDEARLHYEKAIALKKDYFEAYNNLGVALQENGHVIDALPYYEKALALNPRYAEAHNNLGVSLKELGRFDEALTHFRNAVEINPRYAEAYNNMGITLLAAGLTDQAIDLFKKAIELKADYVDAYNNMGIAMKDKGLFEEELDLYQKALSIKPDYADAHYNLGCALQEHGYMDEALKAFENAYTLKPQDTIKVKIATMLPVIPRSSQEIIESTKQFGDNIDALLKAPVSLAHPEQETENTNFYLAYNGLNVKDLQIKLASFYERACPSLFYTAPHCSARMRPHHGRIKIGLISRFFKNHTVGQYMMGIIAELSRKDFEVVLFTFAHKPDRISQYMEEKADKVIKLTTNLNTARGQIADETLDLLLYADIGMEPFTYFLAFSRLATVQYAFYGHPVTTGIRNVDYFISHEDCETEESERYYSEKLLRLTSSVTYTCYHRAEFSLPLKSRAAFGLDETHHIYICPQSLFKFHPDFDLTLGNILRNDPEGILLIFQGKSPHWTELLIERMQRTAPDAADRILVSQRRPYDEFLSLIALADVMLDTFHFSGGSTTFDGLAVGTPIVTLPGQFMRGRQTYSLYKRMGVMDCVAVDPDDYTRIAVKLATNPDFRGAIKEKILAQSPLVFDDVTMVRELERLLHTTAT
- a CDS encoding flagellar basal body P-ring protein FlgI, which gives rise to MKHNEWNSEERRPIADTVYGARSGKETSAGENGSEEWKCEEDKDIIVEGDGSLCPVVSHDCETKAGLKTRGTEERKPQRATGTLVLDAATKSRIIARVFHVFALVCIYLVCLAATPYAARIKDLAYVNGVRTNQLVGYGLVTGLRGTGDKANTIFTTQSLANMLENMGVRVDPTAIKVNNIAAVVVTANLPPFAKIGNRIDVTVSSIGDARSIEGGVLLITQLKGADGEVYGVAQGPVVVGGFLASGQGATVQKNHPTVGRIANGATIEREVEYGNFKMDSTTLSLKMPDFTTAKRVADRINEVFAEAAFAKDGGTVTVETPQSLKANPVKFLSAVENLEVAPDVAAKIIVDEKTGTVVIGENVKISTVAIAHGNLSVQIKESEKVSQPLPFTQGQTVVTPDTTMKVEEEKGKFYLMESGVTIRELVNALNATGVSSRDVITILQTIKASGALQAELEVI
- the flgM gene encoding flagellar biosynthesis anti-sigma factor FlgM, coding for MKIENDKQTGLLDSLVKSTQSKLQKEPATEKKGNQGAFDKVELSSGKQEISELKERVKAEPAARQDKVDAMKEAIQNQTYNVKGELVAKSMLKSQLLDELL
- the flgN gene encoding flagellar export chaperone FlgN codes for the protein MNDKPVIELARKEQKALKEFLKVLQGERDAIISFSLEGIIQENNRKEEILRKLEYLKMEKEKLFESLSDKEEILDSQTWQALTKEMHHTMKEIKIALQKNMKLLSFSIDHVRSSIEHIIGFLNTAPAYGKKPEQRPVLFSKVI
- a CDS encoding flagellar basal body L-ring protein FlgH gives rise to the protein MMKTTAMILILTATCHGLIACDIPHESRIKDEPFVIDNTYKQTKPAAAQAPGTIWRGASTTNTIFGDLRARAVGDIITVKIVEVSQASESATTDTKRTSQTTAGINNFLGLESNNFPSSINPSKFIDANTQNDFSGSGATTRTGSLSATITARVVDVLPSGNLAIEGKREIVVNNEKKEILLQGIVRQKDIAYDNSVLSTQIADAKVIYTGIGIVGEKQRPGFLARIFDMFWPF